In the Nicotiana tabacum cultivar K326 chromosome 16, ASM71507v2, whole genome shotgun sequence genome, one interval contains:
- the LOC107804297 gene encoding fluoride export protein 1 codes for MDCENKDSELRTIGSSCTSSAASSLRRRSLSLSFSLPKRLNDDDEERESVSEAGDIGDRELQSNRYSGSGRLRLTGENAPEHGVVVPISEGWSHDPNAMSSVAPVSPSKLILQTEHKKNEEKTEVPWVLEYASCLLFQAVFGILGVLLRYGLQILFGPRIVGATSDLSYMYLDLPSNMVGSFLMGWVGAVFKEDISRFSTSLAIGLSTGFLGSLTTFSGWNQKMLDLSVEHQWVFVVLGYLIGLFLVAYSFIFGVETAKGVRWLYRRATMNSFNSGTDYHWRVDTYKRYVLVILFLLCILLVLWGMSIGLEVTEFSSGSTKAQLWLACIVGPFGVWIRWFLARLNGRGLGKSGLLKWVPFGTLIANVLAACVMAALATLKKAVKTQRCDTVASGIQFGLLGCLSTVSTFIAEFHAMRESKYPWRAYVYALSTMLMSFVLGTLIYSVFVWTQNFN; via the exons ATGGATTGTGAGAATAAGGATTCTGAGCTCAGAACAATTGGATCATCTTGCACAAGCAGTGCCGCTTCTTCTCTCAGGAGGCGTTCTTTGAGTTTGTCGTTTTCTCTTCCCAAGAGGctgaatgatgatgatgaagaaagagAATCTGTATCAGAAGCAGGAGATATCGGGGATCGAGAGCTTCAAAGCAATAGGTACAGTGGGAGTGGTAGGCTGAGATTAACTGGTGAAAATGCACCAGAACATGGAGTGGTTGTACCGATTTCAGAGGGATGGTCTCATGATCCCAATGCTATGAGTAGTGTTGCTCCAGTATCCCCGTCGAAATTGATCTTACAAACTGAACATAAAAAGAAT GAAGAAAAAACAGAGGTGCCATGGGTTTTGGAGTATGCTTCATGCCTCTTGTTCCAAGCTGTATTTGGAATACTTGGG GTTCTGTTGAGGTATGGTCTCCAAATACTGTTCGGGCCAAGAATAGTTGGTGCCACCAGTGACCTCAGTTATATGTATCTGGACCTGCCTTCTAACATG GTCGGTTCGTTCTTGATGGGTTGGGTTGGTGCGGTCTTTAAAGAGGACATTTCCAGATTTTCGACTTCACTGGCAATTGGATTGTCAACTGGTTTTCTAGGAAGCCTTACAACTTTTAGTGGTTGGAACCAGAAAATGCTCGATCTTAGTGTTGAACACCAGTGGGTTTTTGTAGTCCTTGGCTATCTTATAG GTTTATTTCTTGTTGCCTACTCATTCATATTTGGGGTTGAGACTGCCAAAGGTGTTCGTTGGCTCTACAGAAGAGCCACTATGAATTCATTCAACTCTGGCACCGACTACCACTGGAGAGTAGATACCTACAAGCGCTATGTACTAGTTATTCTCTTTCTGCTATGCATTCTACTTGTGCTTTGGGGTATGAGTATAGGACTGGAGGTAACTGAATTCAGCAGTGGCAGCACAAAAGCGCAGTTGTGGCTGGCATGCATAGTTGGTCCATTTGGGGTGTGGATCAGGTGGTTCTTAGCACGACTGAATGGACGCGGTTTAGGAAAATCAGGCTTGCTCAAATGGGTACCTTTCGGGACTTTGATTGCCAATGTATTAGCAGCTTGTGTCATGGCAGCACTTGCCACCTTGAAGAAAGCA GTTAAGACGCAGAGGTGTGATACTGTTGCTTCTGGTATTCAATTTGGGCTACTGGGTTGTCTAAGTACAGTTTCCACTTTCATTGCTGAATTTCATGCAATGAGAGAAAGTAAGTATCCATGGAGGGCGTATGTGTACGCTTTGTCTACAATGCTTATGTCATTCGTCTTGGGGACTCTTATATACTCCGTCTTTGTTTGGACTCAAAATTTCAATTAG